One window of the Anaeromyxobacter dehalogenans 2CP-C genome contains the following:
- a CDS encoding TolC family protein, whose product MNTSILLALLLALPAAAPAAPPVAPQDAAPEPPAAAPELTLEAALRELDAQSLTLVQARSRAGEAGALVRQSAAALLPTLSAQGTYLKNSEGVTLALPGGPERVIQPDQSLSVTATARVPLLVPTAWFDLAAARDAARSAELGAEATRRTLRTGFAQSAHGAASAEEVVAASERAVASAAELVRSAERRVAAGTAAPLDVLKSRTEQVKREGDLVAARANLERARLALGILLGRKEPVRVVVPDGAAAPAPELEMPAEALAGEALEHRPEIAAQDAQVAAAEAGVRSAWARLVPQLSASGAAFAADTPYVTGEKDGWRVTLDLTWSLYDGGFRYGKRRQAEAQATGARAGAEAQRLAVRQEVEDGRRDLRVARERLRLAQTQSQLAGETAASARRSFEAGIASSLDVIDANDREYLAEIGLADARARLAQARLALGRALGRDL is encoded by the coding sequence GTGAACACGTCGATCCTCCTCGCGCTCCTCCTCGCCCTGCCGGCCGCCGCCCCGGCGGCCCCGCCGGTCGCCCCGCAGGACGCCGCCCCCGAGCCGCCGGCCGCCGCCCCCGAGCTGACGCTCGAGGCCGCGCTCCGCGAGCTGGACGCGCAGAGCCTGACCCTGGTGCAGGCGCGCAGCCGCGCCGGCGAGGCGGGCGCGCTGGTGCGGCAGTCCGCGGCCGCGCTCCTGCCGACGCTCTCGGCCCAGGGCACCTATCTGAAGAACAGCGAGGGCGTGACGCTGGCGCTGCCCGGCGGACCCGAGCGCGTCATCCAGCCGGACCAGTCGCTGAGCGTGACCGCCACCGCGCGCGTCCCGCTGCTCGTCCCCACCGCCTGGTTCGACCTCGCGGCCGCGCGCGACGCGGCGCGCTCCGCGGAGCTGGGGGCGGAGGCGACCCGGCGCACGCTGCGCACCGGCTTCGCGCAGTCGGCGCACGGCGCCGCCTCGGCGGAGGAGGTGGTGGCGGCCTCGGAGCGCGCCGTCGCGAGCGCGGCCGAGCTGGTGCGGAGCGCGGAGCGCCGGGTGGCGGCCGGGACCGCCGCGCCGCTCGACGTGCTGAAGTCGCGCACCGAGCAGGTGAAGCGCGAGGGCGATCTCGTGGCGGCGCGCGCGAACCTCGAGCGGGCGCGGCTCGCGCTCGGGATCCTGCTCGGGCGGAAGGAGCCGGTGCGGGTGGTGGTGCCGGACGGCGCCGCCGCGCCCGCGCCGGAGCTGGAGATGCCGGCGGAGGCGCTGGCGGGCGAGGCGCTCGAGCACCGGCCCGAGATCGCGGCCCAGGACGCGCAGGTCGCGGCGGCCGAGGCCGGCGTCCGCTCCGCGTGGGCGCGGCTCGTGCCGCAGCTCTCCGCCTCCGGCGCCGCGTTCGCGGCGGACACGCCCTACGTCACCGGGGAGAAGGACGGCTGGCGCGTGACGCTCGACCTCACCTGGAGCCTCTACGACGGCGGCTTCCGGTACGGGAAGCGGCGCCAGGCGGAGGCCCAGGCCACCGGCGCGCGCGCCGGCGCCGAGGCGCAGCGCCTCGCGGTCAGGCAGGAGGTGGAGGACGGCCGCCGCGACCTGCGCGTCGCCCGCGAGCGGCTCCGGCTGGCGCAGACGCAGTCGCAGCTGGCGGGCGAGACGGCCGCCTCCGCGCGCCGCTCCTTCGAGGCGGGCATCGCGTCGAGCCTCGACGTGATCGACGCGAACGACCGCGAGTACCTGGCCGAGATCGGCCTCGCCGACGCGCGCGCGCGGCTCGCGCAGGCGCGGCTCGCCCTCGGGCGCGCGCTGGGGCGGGACCTGTAG
- a CDS encoding HlyD family secretion protein encodes MRRVVAVLVVLTLVLASLIGYRLWSQARALSAPAGGSGEIEGTVVELSSRVGARILELKVREGQRVKAGDLLVRLDCADPAAALAEAEARLAAARAQAAAAMAQVKASERARVAAGATQEAAKAQAAALAAQAEAAERQARRLTNLPEDVAASSIDLTQASAAQLSQQTLAARAQATASAEQARAAAVNTTATASQAQAALAQVRAAEASVERARILAGECELRAPRDAEVQTLPHEAGELVPPGAVLARLVDLSEVTATFYLPNAEIGAVKPGQKAEVAADAWPGERFQATVRTVSLEAEFTPRNIQTRTDRDRLVYPVEVVVVNRDAKLRAGMPVQVTLPGTGR; translated from the coding sequence ATGAGACGAGTCGTCGCGGTCCTGGTGGTGCTCACGCTCGTGCTGGCCAGCCTCATCGGCTACCGCCTGTGGAGCCAGGCGCGCGCCCTGTCGGCGCCGGCGGGCGGCTCGGGCGAGATCGAGGGGACCGTGGTCGAGCTCTCCTCGCGCGTGGGCGCGCGCATCCTCGAGCTGAAGGTGCGCGAGGGCCAGCGCGTGAAGGCGGGCGACCTGCTGGTCCGCCTCGACTGCGCCGATCCCGCCGCGGCGCTCGCCGAGGCGGAGGCGCGGCTCGCCGCCGCGCGGGCGCAGGCGGCGGCCGCGATGGCGCAGGTGAAGGCGTCCGAGCGCGCGCGGGTGGCGGCCGGCGCGACGCAGGAGGCGGCGAAGGCGCAGGCGGCCGCGCTGGCGGCGCAGGCCGAGGCCGCCGAGCGGCAGGCGCGGCGGCTCACGAACCTGCCCGAGGACGTGGCCGCGTCGAGCATCGACCTCACCCAGGCGAGCGCGGCGCAGCTCTCGCAGCAGACGCTCGCCGCGAGGGCGCAGGCCACCGCCAGCGCCGAGCAGGCGCGCGCCGCGGCGGTCAACACCACCGCCACCGCGTCGCAGGCGCAGGCCGCGCTGGCGCAGGTGCGGGCGGCGGAGGCGTCGGTGGAGCGCGCCCGGATCCTCGCGGGGGAGTGCGAGCTCCGCGCGCCGCGCGACGCCGAGGTGCAGACGCTGCCGCACGAGGCCGGCGAGCTGGTGCCGCCGGGCGCGGTGCTGGCGCGCCTCGTGGACCTCTCGGAGGTGACCGCCACCTTCTACCTGCCCAACGCCGAGATCGGCGCGGTGAAGCCGGGGCAGAAGGCCGAGGTGGCGGCGGACGCGTGGCCGGGCGAGCGGTTCCAGGCGACGGTGCGCACGGTCTCGCTGGAGGCCGAGTTCACCCCGAGGAACATCCAGACCCGCACCGACCGCGACCGGCTGGTCTACCCGGTGGAGGTGGTGGTGGTGAACCGGGACGCGAAGCTCCGGGCCGGCATGCCGGTGCAGGTGACGCTGCCCGGGACGGGGCGCTGA
- a CDS encoding ABC transporter ATP-binding protein produces MTHEPTPSPGAGPAVVARGMVRRFGATVALDGLSFELARGELLGLVGPDGAGKTTAIRALAGLLALDGGEARVLGADPLSGANRERLGLMPQQYSLYRDLTVEENLHFFARLYVLPRAVYRERKERLLAITRLDRFTDRRADALSGGMYKKLALACALLHEPEVLLLDEPTNGVDPVSRRELWALLHEFVHGGMTVLVSTPYMDEAERCSRVALVHRGRALLDGEPGALIDEFEDEAYEVHGGNRERLDAALAAHPAVLAASPAGARLKVVVARGARDEVARAIAPLGGELEPTHPDFEDLFLARIREAA; encoded by the coding sequence ATGACGCACGAGCCCACCCCCTCCCCCGGCGCCGGCCCCGCGGTGGTCGCGCGCGGGATGGTCCGGCGCTTCGGCGCCACCGTCGCGCTCGACGGCCTGTCCTTCGAGCTCGCGCGCGGCGAGCTGCTGGGCCTGGTCGGCCCCGACGGCGCCGGCAAGACCACCGCCATCCGCGCGCTGGCCGGCCTGCTCGCGCTGGACGGCGGCGAGGCGCGGGTGCTGGGCGCGGACCCGCTCTCCGGCGCGAACCGCGAGCGGCTCGGGCTCATGCCGCAGCAGTACTCGCTCTACCGCGACCTCACCGTGGAGGAGAACCTGCACTTCTTCGCGCGGCTGTACGTGCTGCCGCGCGCGGTCTACCGCGAGCGCAAGGAGCGGCTCCTCGCCATCACCCGCCTCGACCGGTTCACCGACCGCCGCGCCGACGCGCTCTCCGGCGGCATGTACAAGAAGCTCGCGCTCGCCTGCGCGCTGCTGCACGAGCCCGAGGTGCTGCTCCTCGACGAGCCGACCAACGGCGTGGACCCGGTCTCGCGCCGCGAGCTGTGGGCGCTGCTCCACGAGTTCGTGCACGGCGGCATGACGGTGCTCGTGTCCACCCCGTACATGGACGAGGCGGAGCGCTGCAGCCGTGTGGCGCTGGTGCACCGGGGGCGGGCCCTGCTCGACGGCGAGCCGGGCGCGCTCATCGACGAGTTCGAGGACGAGGCCTACGAGGTCCACGGCGGGAACCGTGAGCGGCTCGACGCGGCGCTGGCGGCCCACCCGGCCGTGCTGGCGGCCTCGCCCGCCGGGGCGCGGCTCAAGGTGGTGGTCGCCCGCGGCGCGCGCGACGAGGTGGCGCGGGCCATCGCGCCGCTCGGCGGCGAGCTGGAGCCGACCCACCCCGACTTCGAGGACCTGTTCCTGGCCCGCATCCGGGAGGCGGCGTGA
- a CDS encoding ABC transporter ATP-binding protein, which produces MIPAASAAAPAIEARELTRRFGAFLAVDRVSFEVERGEIFGYLGANGAGKSTTIRMLTGLLAPSSGTGRVAGHDLAADPEGVKASIGYMSQKFSLYLDLPVRENLIFFGGAYGLWGKALERRADEVLALADLRDAGDVITGDLPGGVRQRLALASAILQRPQVVFLDEPTAGVDPVARRTFWRVIRDLAREGTTVFVTTHYLDEAEYCRRIGLMVDGKLVALDTPAGLKATWVPERLLVARGRDLARAVERARSLPGVRNVMRFGAALHLRVEPGALSDADAAAALRAGGASDVVVEAAEPSLEDVFLAVVGAGGRGEEGSP; this is translated from the coding sequence GTGATCCCGGCCGCGAGCGCCGCCGCGCCGGCGATCGAGGCGCGCGAGCTGACGCGCCGCTTCGGCGCGTTCCTGGCGGTGGACCGCGTCAGCTTCGAGGTCGAGCGCGGCGAGATCTTCGGCTACCTGGGCGCGAACGGCGCGGGGAAGTCCACCACCATCCGCATGCTCACCGGGCTGCTCGCGCCCAGCTCCGGCACCGGCCGCGTGGCCGGCCACGACCTCGCCGCCGATCCCGAGGGCGTGAAGGCCTCCATCGGCTACATGTCGCAGAAGTTCTCGCTCTACCTCGACCTGCCGGTGCGCGAGAACCTGATCTTCTTCGGCGGCGCGTACGGGCTCTGGGGCAAGGCGCTGGAGCGGCGCGCCGACGAGGTGCTGGCGCTCGCCGACCTGCGCGACGCGGGCGACGTCATCACCGGCGACCTGCCCGGCGGGGTCCGCCAGCGGCTCGCGCTCGCCAGCGCCATCCTGCAGCGGCCCCAGGTCGTGTTCCTCGACGAGCCCACCGCCGGGGTGGACCCGGTCGCCCGCCGCACGTTCTGGCGCGTCATCCGCGACCTGGCGCGCGAGGGGACCACCGTGTTCGTCACCACGCACTACCTCGACGAGGCCGAGTACTGCCGGCGCATCGGCCTGATGGTGGACGGCAAGCTGGTGGCGCTCGACACGCCGGCGGGCCTCAAGGCGACCTGGGTGCCGGAGCGGCTGCTCGTGGCGCGCGGCCGGGACCTGGCGCGCGCGGTCGAGCGGGCGCGGAGCCTCCCGGGCGTGAGGAACGTGATGCGCTTCGGCGCGGCGCTGCACCTGCGGGTCGAGCCGGGGGCGCTGTCCGACGCGGACGCGGCGGCCGCGCTGCGGGCCGGGGGCGCCTCGGACGTGGTGGTCGAGGCCGCCGAGCCGAGCCTGGAGGACGTGTTCCTGGCGGTGGTCGGCGCCGGCGGCCGCGGCGAGGAGGGCTCGCCGTGA
- a CDS encoding ABC transporter permease — protein MTGAQERVRRSLVRIGAMAQKETIHVLRDPRTLYLALVMPVVMLFLFGYGVTTDLERIPLAVADADRSEASRALVRTLTEGGELALAGEVAPADADRLFRRGAAAAVLVIPEDYEERLARRERVELQLLADASDVSSANQLLSKADALVRAESRRLSAAAATVAAPPLSVKVRTLYNPAARSALFLVPGLAAYILAITAILLTTLTVAGEWERGSMEQLFASPVGRLEIVLGKLLPYLVLAMLELLLVIAFGAAVFDVPVMGRPPLLVAMGFFFVVGMLGQGLLVSVLTKNQLLATQVGLISALLPSLLLSGMVFPIENMPVALQLLSRVIPARYMVHALREILLKGNGLDVLWPDLLAVVAFALLVIALSTARFKRRLA, from the coding sequence GTGACCGGGGCGCAGGAGCGGGTGCGCCGCTCGCTGGTGCGCATCGGCGCCATGGCGCAGAAGGAGACCATCCACGTCCTGCGCGACCCGCGCACGCTGTACCTGGCGCTGGTCATGCCGGTGGTGATGCTGTTCCTGTTCGGCTACGGGGTGACCACCGACCTGGAGCGGATCCCGCTCGCGGTCGCCGACGCCGACCGGAGCGAGGCCTCCCGCGCGCTGGTCCGCACGCTCACCGAGGGCGGCGAGCTGGCGCTGGCGGGCGAGGTCGCGCCGGCCGACGCGGACCGGCTGTTCCGCCGGGGCGCGGCGGCCGCGGTGCTTGTGATCCCGGAGGACTACGAGGAGCGGCTGGCGCGCCGCGAGCGGGTGGAGCTCCAGCTCCTGGCCGACGCCTCCGACGTCAGCTCGGCGAACCAGCTCCTCTCCAAGGCCGACGCGCTGGTGCGCGCCGAGTCGCGGCGCCTCTCCGCCGCGGCCGCGACCGTCGCGGCGCCGCCGCTGTCGGTGAAGGTCCGGACGCTCTACAACCCCGCCGCGCGCTCGGCGCTGTTCCTGGTGCCCGGGCTCGCCGCCTACATCCTGGCCATCACCGCCATCCTGCTCACCACGCTCACCGTGGCCGGCGAGTGGGAGCGCGGCTCGATGGAGCAGCTCTTCGCCTCGCCGGTGGGCCGGCTGGAGATCGTGCTCGGGAAGCTCCTGCCCTACCTGGTGCTGGCGATGCTCGAGCTGCTGCTCGTGATCGCGTTCGGGGCGGCCGTGTTCGACGTGCCGGTGATGGGCAGGCCGCCGCTCCTCGTCGCCATGGGGTTCTTCTTCGTGGTGGGCATGCTCGGGCAGGGGCTGCTCGTGTCGGTGCTCACCAAGAACCAGCTCCTCGCCACGCAGGTGGGGCTCATCTCCGCGCTGCTCCCCTCGCTGCTGCTCTCCGGCATGGTGTTCCCCATCGAGAACATGCCGGTGGCGCTGCAGCTCCTCTCCCGCGTGATCCCGGCCCGCTACATGGTGCACGCGCTCCGGGAGATCCTGCTGAAGGGGAACGGCCTCGACGTGCTCTGGCCCGACCTGCTCGCGGTGGTGGCGTTCGCGCTCCTGGTGATCGCGCTCTCCACCGCGCGCTTCAAGCGGAGGCTCGCGTGA
- a CDS encoding ABC transporter permease, whose product MTAHRPRPSARVQFLAVFRKEVRQTARDKRMMAVLVVAPLLQTVVFGFAANFDVDRVRTVVLDRDRTDVSREHARRLLADGTLLRAGDTASAVEAEQRVHRGEAAAAVMFPERLAADLAAGRPAEVQVLIDGADPNRSTVAADAVARYFAGEGERLARDASAARGATLPGQLALVPRLFYNPGLDSPPYMVPGIAALLLVVVTTIVSAMGLAREREMGTLEQVLVTPIRPAVLLAGKIAPYVIIGFVNLAMLVGAASLIFGVPIRGPLPVLALGTLLYLLTTLGVGLFISTISKNQQQSFLGGFLFLVPALLLSGVMTPVAAMPGWLRAITFVNPVRHFATVMRGSLLRGAGLVDLAVPLTALAVIGSAIFVLSALRFRKTLA is encoded by the coding sequence GTGACCGCACATCGACCCCGGCCCTCGGCCCGCGTGCAGTTCCTGGCGGTGTTCCGCAAGGAGGTCCGCCAGACCGCGCGCGACAAGCGCATGATGGCGGTGCTGGTGGTCGCGCCGCTGCTGCAGACGGTGGTCTTCGGGTTCGCGGCGAACTTCGACGTGGACCGGGTCCGCACCGTGGTGCTCGACCGCGACCGCACCGACGTCTCGCGCGAGCACGCGCGGCGGCTGCTCGCCGACGGCACCCTGCTCCGGGCCGGCGACACCGCCTCGGCGGTCGAGGCCGAGCAGCGGGTGCACCGCGGCGAGGCCGCCGCGGCGGTGATGTTCCCGGAGCGGCTCGCCGCCGATCTCGCCGCCGGCCGCCCGGCCGAGGTGCAGGTGCTCATCGACGGCGCCGACCCGAACCGCTCCACGGTCGCCGCCGACGCGGTGGCGCGCTACTTCGCCGGCGAGGGGGAGCGCCTGGCCCGGGACGCGAGCGCGGCGCGGGGCGCCACGCTGCCCGGCCAGCTCGCGCTCGTGCCGAGGCTCTTCTACAACCCTGGGCTCGACTCCCCTCCCTACATGGTCCCGGGCATCGCCGCGCTGCTCCTGGTGGTGGTGACGACCATCGTGAGCGCGATGGGCCTCGCGCGCGAGCGGGAGATGGGCACGCTGGAGCAGGTGCTGGTCACGCCCATCCGCCCGGCGGTGCTGCTCGCCGGCAAGATCGCGCCGTACGTGATCATCGGCTTCGTGAACCTGGCGATGCTGGTGGGGGCCGCCAGCCTGATCTTCGGGGTGCCCATCCGCGGCCCGCTCCCGGTCCTGGCGCTCGGCACCCTGCTCTACCTGCTCACCACGCTCGGGGTCGGCCTGTTCATCTCGACCATCTCGAAGAACCAGCAGCAGTCGTTCCTGGGCGGCTTCCTGTTCCTGGTCCCGGCGCTGCTGCTCTCCGGCGTCATGACCCCGGTCGCCGCGATGCCCGGCTGGCTCCGGGCCATCACCTTCGTGAACCCGGTGCGCCACTTCGCCACCGTGATGCGCGGCTCCCTGCTGAGGGGCGCGGGCCTGGTGGACCTGGCGGTCCCCCTCACCGCGCTGGCGGTGATCGGCTCGGCCATCTTCGTCCTCTCGGCGCTCCGCTTCCGCAAGACGCTCGCGTGA